GCCAATTGCCACACGTAGAACGCCGTGCTTAGTGGGCGAGGCGGCGGCGCTTCGGGGCTGAATAGCACTACCGTGAGGCCGATGATAAAAGCTGCCGCTCCTACAATCAGGCGAATCAGACGAATACGTTTTGTGCGGGTCATTTGGGTGTGTTTAATTCCGCGATGCTCTGTTGCGACGGGATTCCTGTCCCTGTGTCTACTCGAAGTATAGTTGGGTCCGGGCGACGAGTCCAAACATGCCCGAAAAGGGCGCTAGAGTCTTTGCTTAGCCTCTACAAAGCGCGGATTTACGCATGACGTGCAAGACGTCTCCCTGCGCGTAGCCAGAAAGGGTGTGAGGTAGAGCGGAGTCGGCATGGCAGCCGGTGACCATTCGCCGACCCCGCACACGCCACACTACTTTGCAGTAAACGTGATTTCCTTTCCTGCCGCTCCGATGGCGCTTATCTCGAGACCCGAAGCTTTCTTGTTCCACCACTTGCTATTCGGCTTGGTCTTCGCGCCGAATTTGGTGCCGTTCCCTTGGCGGAACAAGTCCTTGCTGTCCCCAACGTTCTGCGATTTCTCCAGGTTCTTTTTCCCATCGGCCTGCATCAGCGCACACTCGTAATGGCGGGCGGGAGTGCCCTGTTGGTTGTCGTTGCTTCCCAAGTGGTCCACGTGCCAGACGGCCAACCCCGAATCCGTTAGGAGACTGTCGCGACCTTCTTGAAACCGATTCTCAATAATGAAGTACTCGTTGTTGTCTTTCTTGTGGATGAAGAACTCGTTCTTGCCTGCTCTGGCCTTGAAGGTCTGCCCACTTGCGATAGTTCGCGTGGTGCCCCACCCCGCGGCATTCTTCAGATAGGCGCAGATCTGCGTGGGATTGGTATCGGCGCCTTGAACCGCGCCCCCGGCACACATGAGACAGTAAACGCCGATTCCTTCCGAATCGGAGTCATAGTCGTAGAGGTCGGGGAAATCGCAGACCATGTGCCCGTTTTCATGACAGAATGTCCCCAGCGTCAACTGATCGCCCATGTTTGTAATCTGATAGTCGTAGGCTTTCGCGTCTTGCGTCAGCGTGTACGGACTGTCCAGGCTCGATGAGTGCGGCCACAATCCCTTGGCCCACCTGTTCACACAGGGTCCCGCGTAGAAGACATTCAAGGCATACACGTACCCTTGATCGTCCGTCGAAAGTGCGCTGAAATCGAATCCCTTGGCGGTAAGATCGTCCAGAGCCTCTTTTATAAGCTCCAGAGTCCGACGAGGTTGTGTGACCTTCTCGTCCGTGTAGTACGAGCGTTTGTTCTTGGCCGTATAGTACGGCGCAACGACGTTCGTGTACTTCATTTTGCCCAGCGAGTTTTCGAAGAAGTAGTCGTACACCGAGCCGTTGTTACCGAATCCGTTGTAACCTGGCTTATTGCAGAACTCCTCGACTTCTTGCTGAGTGATAGTCCCGTGGACGTCCGGAAACTGAACCAGCAAACACAGACCCACGTACGTTCCGATCGTTCCTTGGGGTGGAGGCGCAGCGGCGACTTCGCTCGTGATCATCGCGCGGCGAAGCGTCGTCCTTTTCTGCTGTCTGCGCTCTTCCCACCGCGTCGTGCCGCGCGGCAGATCCGAAATAATCTGCGATCGCGTCCTGTTCTTTGCGCTGCGAGTCGGCTTTCGTGCGCCTGACCGGAGTCGCTTCGGCACGGCCCCTCCCGCACGTACACCCATCGGGGCAACTTCTTCCCCGGTCTTGTCAATCTCCGCGTACTCGTAAAAACCTGTCTCCGAATTCAGAACGACGGGATGTCCATCCAACGTCTCGAACCGCGCGTTGTACTGGTCGCCCCATCCCCGAACTTTAAGTTCGGTGCCATCCGGCTGAACAAAGACGAACTCCTTGCCATGAAATGGAAATGACATTGCGAGATCCTCCCCTTCTACCTTGCTGTGATGAACAATTGACCACTTCGTCTAAGGCATCGCAACGGAGAACTGCCTCGAAGTCTATAGCTTTGCGCCTATCGCTCCTGAATCGCGCTTTCAGAGCAACGGTTGATCGCTTTGAAAACGATACTGAGCTCCAAGCTTGTCGACTGTGGTGAAGGACAGCAATGATTGATTCAGATTACTTGACGACTGCAATGCGGAGAGGAACTATTCGGATTCATATAACGGGCTTGAGAACCGATTTGTCGCATACCGCGAAGAGTTGCGTTACTCCACGCGCGCGCACCACTCGACCGACAAACGGCAACTTGACGATGGCCCAGGGCTCTTACATCACCCCAGTAGAGGATAGTGTGACATAACCCTGTGTGATATGCAATCGCGCAGTCTAGGGCAATCCCATCAGGACAGTCGGGAACTTCGGTACGAGAGTGGCGAGATTTTGCCATGAACGGAAGCGGTTATCTCGGCAGTAATTATCGGGCGCGGCTGAAGGGGTGGAGTACCGGCAACCGGCGGCAAGTAGTTGATTGACTTAATTCAAATATTATCATTATTATCATATAGTCGTGATTTTCTTCACGATTGGCTTGATTTGGACAATGAAAGTGTGCTAAAGTACCTGTGAATGAATTCACAGCGTGATATCGTTCACAGAATCTGTGTAAGGGGGCTCCATGCAAACGACCACATCGGACAAAACCATCGGGCGAATTAGCCTCTATCGGCGTTTGCTACACAGTTTTTGCGCGGATGGCGTGCGGTATTTGTACTCGCACCAATTGGCGACGTTGGCGGGAGTGACGCCAGCGCAGGTACGCCGTGACATTATGGCTCTGGGGTATGTGGGGAGTCCAGCGCGCGGATATCACGTGGAAGAGTTGCTCGAGAGTATCAGCGCGTTCCTGAATGACGCGGACGTACAGCCGGTGGCGCTGGTGGGACTGGGTAACCTAGGACGGGCGTTGCTCGCCTATCTAGGAGGGCGGTCGTCGAAGTATTCGGTGGTGGCGGCCTTTGACTCGGACCCGCAAAAGGCAGGCCGGGTGATCAACGGATGCCGGTGCTATCCAGTGGATTCGATTCGTGAGGTGCTGGAGGACCGCGACATACATATGGCGATCCTCGCGGTGCCAGCGGAAGCGGCGCAGGAAACGGCGGCGCGCTTATGTGAATTGGGCGTAACGGGCATACTCAACTTCGCTCCGGTGCGGTTGTGGGTGCCCGACCATGTATATGTGGAAGACATCGATTTGACCACCGCATTGGAGCGCGTGGCGTATCACGCGAGACGGCGGGCGACCATGAAAGAGGGTGTACGATGACCGCTACTGCCTTGGAACGACCTCGAGATGCGATAGACGACATTCTGGCGGATTACCCGAACGCGGGGCGTGAGGCACTCATCCCGATCCTACAGGACGTGCAGGATCGGGAGGGGTTCCTCTCCCGCGAGTCGATCGGACGTATTGGCCAGTACCTGGGGCTGCCCGCGAGCAAGATTTACGGGGTGGCCACGTTCTACAACCAGTTCCGCTTTCAAGCTCTTGGAAAGAACCACATTCAGGTGTGCCGCGGAACAGCGTGCCACGTGAAGGGATCCTTGAGCATCCTGGACGCCGTGCGTCATGAGTTGAAGATCGAGCCGGGCCAAACCACGAAAGATGGTCAGTTCAGTCTTGAAGTCGTGGCATGCATCGGCGCTTGCGGCCTTGCCCCTGTGATCTGCGTCAACGGCGAGTTCTTTGCCACGATGACGACAGCGCAGTTGCGGCAGATCCTCGAGGATTTCCGGGAAGGGGTGCAGTAAGATGTACGAAGAAATTCGCGAACAGATTTGCAGTCATTGCTGGCATGGGGTGGAACGTCCGTGTCCCGACTTGGTGACGTGCTTGACGAAAGGCCCCGTGTGCCACGAAGACAAGGCGGCAGCAAAGGCCCGTCGAGATATCACTACGCGTTTACGCCGCGACAAGCTCACCAAGAGAATCATCTATGTCGGCGCAGGCACCTGCGGGTTGGGCGCAGGCGCAGGCAAGACGCTCACGGCGGTCCGCACATACCTGGCGCGCCGCGACATGGAAGCCGACGTCGTGGAAGTTGGCTGCATCGGTTTGTGCTCGGCCGAGCCGCTCGTCGATGTCCAACTGCCCGGCATGACACGCGTCTCGTTTCAGGGAGTCACGGCCGATAAAGTCGATGACCTGCTCGACAAGGTCTTCAGAGGGGACCTTCCCGAGCCGGGCATGATCCTCGGCCAATTCCGTTCCGACGGGCTGACTTCCTGGGATAACGTCAACTACCTCGATCAGCATCCCTTCTTCGCACCCCAGACGCGCTGGGTGCTCGTGAACTGCGGCATAATCGATCCGTCGTCCATTGACGAATACATTGCGCGCGGCGGATACGGCGCGCTGGCAACCACGTTGCGCACAAAGACTCGTCAGGACGTCTGCGACGCCGTCGAAAAAAGCGGTCTGCGGGGACGTGGGGGCGGTGGCTTCCCGACGGGCCGGAAATGGAAGTTTGCGCTGGCCGCGGAGAGCGAACAGAAGTACTTGATCTGCAACGCGGACGAAGGCGACCCCGGCGCGTTCATGGACCGTGCCGTTATCGAAGGCGACCCGCACCGGATGCTCGAAGGCATGGCCATCGCGGCGTATGCCATTGGAGCTAGCAAGGCGTACGTGTACATCCGCGCGGAGTATCCGCTGGCGATCGCGCGCCTCAAGCACGCCATCGCGCAGGCGGAAGCCTATGGCCTTCTGGGCGACAACATTCTGGACAGCGGATTCGATCTGCACATCATCATCAAGAAGGGCGCGGGTGCCTTTGTGTGCGGTGAAGAAACCGCGTTGATTAATAGCGTCGAAGGTAAGCGCGGCATGCCGCGTCCGCGTCCGCCTTTCCCGGCCGTTCGCGGACTGTTCGACAAGCCAACGGTCATCAACAACGTCGAGACTATGGCCAACATCCCGGGGATTCTGGCTCGCGGCGCCGAAGCCTTTGCGGCAGTTGGAACCGAAGGCAGCAAGGGCACCAAGGTGTTCGCGCTCTCGGGTAAAGTCTCGCGCACGGGATTGGTGGAAGTGGCGATGGGCACCACCATTCGCACGGTGGTGTTCGAATGCGGCGGCGGCATCCCGAAGGGCAAGAAATACAAGGCCGTACAAATTGGCGGCCCATCCGGCGGGTGCATTCCCACGCAACACCTCGACATCAATGTCGACTATGAATCGCTGAAGACCGTCGGCGCCATGATGGGGTCCGGCGGTTTGGTGGTCATGGACGAAGACACCTGCATGGTGGACGTAGCCAAGTTCTTCATGGAATTCATTCAGCGCGAGAGCTGCGGCAAGTGCATCCCATGCCGCGAAGGGACGCTGCGTATGCTGGAAGTCCTGCAGCGCATCACCCGCGGACGGAGAGCCGAGCAAGGCGTCGAAGCGCTGGAGCGATTCCAGGGCGTGATGTACCTCAATCGGCTCGCCCAAGTCATCCGCGATACCAGCTTGTGCGGCCTTGGACAGACGGCTCCGAATCCCGTGCTGAGCACGTTGCGGTGGTTCCGCGACGAATACGAAGCGCACATCTTCGAGCGTCGCTGCCCCGCGGGAGCGTGCTCCGAACTGCGCACTTTCGTAATCGACGCCGAAGCCTGCACGGGGTGCGGCAACTGCAAACCCAAGTGTCCGACGGATGCCATCGTGGGCGCTCCGCAGCGGATTCACTACATCCTTGAAGAGAAGTGCATCGGTTGTTCCGGTTGCTTCGACGCGTGCAACCACGGCGCCGTGCATCTGGCGGAACTGGTTCCGGTAGCCGCGGCGGCCCCGGCCGCGCGCGACGAGAGCGACGCCGTCGTGGGCGTGTTCTCGAAGGGAGCGTTCCGGGATTGGCACGACGGCCGCGGACTGATCCGAGAGTAGGCGCGGTGTGTCTGCGAATCGGAAGTACGACAGAAACGAGAAACGCTACGGCGCACGCGCCGAGAGAGGTTGCTTAGTATGTTGACAATCGAAGTGAATGGACGCCAGGTGGAAGCCAAAGAAGGCGAAACCCTGTTGAAGTCCTTGCAGCGGGCGGGCATTCAGGTGCCCACCTTGTGCCATATGGATGGGCTGTTTCCGACCGGGGCGTGCCGGATGTGCGTCGTGGAAGTGAGCGGTATGCCGAATCTTGCTCCGAGCTGCGCGCTGCCCGTGCAACAGGGCATGGTGGTGCGCACGCACTCGCCGCGCGCGCTGCGCGCCCGCAAGACGATCATCGAACTATTGCTCGCTAACCACCCGGATGACTGCCTGTACTGCGTTCGCAACAACACGTGCGAATTGCAGCGGTTGGCCTCGGAGTTGGGTGTGCGCACGCGCCGGTATTCGGGCGCCCGCCGCGAGTACAAAGAAGATGTGTCGAGTCCGTCGCTGGTCCGCGACCCGGATAAATGCATTCTCTGCGGCAAGTGCGTGCGGGTATGCGAAGAGATTCAGGGCGTGGGCGCAATCGATTTTGCGGGCCGCGGAAGCCAGGCGTGCATCAGCACGGCGTTTGGCGAGAGTCTGAACATCGCGAGTTGCGTCTTCTGCGGTCAGTGCATCGTGAATTGTCCGACGGGGGCGTTACGCGAGCAGAGCAGCGTCAAGGAAGTGACTGCGGCGCTGAACGATCCCGAGTTGACGGTGGTCGTGCAACATGCGCCGAGCGTGTCGGTGGCATTGGGCGAAGAATTCGGTCTCAAGCCGGGTACGGACGTAAATGGACTGATGACCGCCGCGTTCCGGCAGTTGGGTTTCTCGCGCGTGTTCGACACGTCATTCTCCGCCGACCTGACGGTGATGGAAGAAGGTTCGGAACTGGTGCACCGCATTAAGAACGGCGGCGTGTTGCCGCTCATGACGAGTTGTTCGCCGGGGTGGGTGAAGTTTGTCGAGCAGTTCTACCCTGAGTTTATGCCGAACCTGTCGACGTGCAAGAGTCCGCAGCAGATGCTGGGCGCGGTGATCAAGAGCTACTACGCGCAAAAAGAGAAGCTCGACCCCGAGAACATCTTCAGCGTGGCAATCATGCCGTGCACGGCGAAAAAGTTCGAATCCGGGCGAAACGAAATGATGCAGGAAGGCGTGCCGGATATCGATGCCGTGCTGACCACGCGCGAACTCGCGCGGGTCATTCGCATGCAGCACATCGATTTCAACTCGCTGAAGCCGGAAACGCCGGATCTGCCCTTTGGCGAGCGCAGCACGGCAGGCAAACTATTTGGCGCGACGGGCGGCGTGATGGAAGCGGCATTACGGAGCGCGTACTTCCTGATTACGGGTAAGGAACTCGAGAACCTCAAGATCGAAGCAGTGCGCGGCTTGAAGGGCGTGAAAGAAGCGCGCATTCCGATCGGCGGCCTGGATTTGGGCGTGGCCGTCGTAAGCGGTCTCGCAAATGCGAAAGCGCTGTTGGAAGAGCTGCGCGCGGGCCGCAACGACCTTCACTTCATTGAAGTGATGACGTGCCCCGGCGGGTGCATCAATGGCGGCGGACAGCCGTTCACGACGGACAAGGAAGCGATCAAGGCGCGTATGCAGGCATTGTATACGCTCGACCGCGACGAGCCGGTGCGGACCGCCCACAGCAACGCGGCGGTACAGCGCCTTTACGAAGATTTCCTGGGAGCGCCATTGAGCGAGAAGTCGCATCACCTGTT
This genomic window from Candidatus Hydrogenedentota bacterium contains:
- a CDS encoding NADH-quinone oxidoreductase subunit NuoF, which encodes MYEEIREQICSHCWHGVERPCPDLVTCLTKGPVCHEDKAAAKARRDITTRLRRDKLTKRIIYVGAGTCGLGAGAGKTLTAVRTYLARRDMEADVVEVGCIGLCSAEPLVDVQLPGMTRVSFQGVTADKVDDLLDKVFRGDLPEPGMILGQFRSDGLTSWDNVNYLDQHPFFAPQTRWVLVNCGIIDPSSIDEYIARGGYGALATTLRTKTRQDVCDAVEKSGLRGRGGGGFPTGRKWKFALAAESEQKYLICNADEGDPGAFMDRAVIEGDPHRMLEGMAIAAYAIGASKAYVYIRAEYPLAIARLKHAIAQAEAYGLLGDNILDSGFDLHIIIKKGAGAFVCGEETALINSVEGKRGMPRPRPPFPAVRGLFDKPTVINNVETMANIPGILARGAEAFAAVGTEGSKGTKVFALSGKVSRTGLVEVAMGTTIRTVVFECGGGIPKGKKYKAVQIGGPSGGCIPTQHLDINVDYESLKTVGAMMGSGGLVVMDEDTCMVDVAKFFMEFIQRESCGKCIPCREGTLRMLEVLQRITRGRRAEQGVEALERFQGVMYLNRLAQVIRDTSLCGLGQTAPNPVLSTLRWFRDEYEAHIFERRCPAGACSELRTFVIDAEACTGCGNCKPKCPTDAIVGAPQRIHYILEEKCIGCSGCFDACNHGAVHLAELVPVAAAAPAARDESDAVVGVFSKGAFRDWHDGRGLIRE
- a CDS encoding M6 family metalloprotease domain-containing protein, which translates into the protein MSFPFHGKEFVFVQPDGTELKVRGWGDQYNARFETLDGHPVVLNSETGFYEYAEIDKTGEEVAPMGVRAGGAVPKRLRSGARKPTRSAKNRTRSQIISDLPRGTTRWEERRQQKRTTLRRAMITSEVAAAPPPQGTIGTYVGLCLLVQFPDVHGTITQQEVEEFCNKPGYNGFGNNGSVYDYFFENSLGKMKYTNVVAPYYTAKNKRSYYTDEKVTQPRRTLELIKEALDDLTAKGFDFSALSTDDQGYVYALNVFYAGPCVNRWAKGLWPHSSSLDSPYTLTQDAKAYDYQITNMGDQLTLGTFCHENGHMVCDFPDLYDYDSDSEGIGVYCLMCAGGAVQGADTNPTQICAYLKNAAGWGTTRTIASGQTFKARAGKNEFFIHKKDNNEYFIIENRFQEGRDSLLTDSGLAVWHVDHLGSNDNQQGTPARHYECALMQADGKKNLEKSQNVGDSKDLFRQGNGTKFGAKTKPNSKWWNKKASGLEISAIGAAGKEITFTAK
- the nuoE gene encoding NADH-quinone oxidoreductase subunit NuoE, translated to MTATALERPRDAIDDILADYPNAGREALIPILQDVQDREGFLSRESIGRIGQYLGLPASKIYGVATFYNQFRFQALGKNHIQVCRGTACHVKGSLSILDAVRHELKIEPGQTTKDGQFSLEVVACIGACGLAPVICVNGEFFATMTTAQLRQILEDFREGVQ
- a CDS encoding [FeFe] hydrogenase, group A, whose protein sequence is MLTIEVNGRQVEAKEGETLLKSLQRAGIQVPTLCHMDGLFPTGACRMCVVEVSGMPNLAPSCALPVQQGMVVRTHSPRALRARKTIIELLLANHPDDCLYCVRNNTCELQRLASELGVRTRRYSGARREYKEDVSSPSLVRDPDKCILCGKCVRVCEEIQGVGAIDFAGRGSQACISTAFGESLNIASCVFCGQCIVNCPTGALREQSSVKEVTAALNDPELTVVVQHAPSVSVALGEEFGLKPGTDVNGLMTAAFRQLGFSRVFDTSFSADLTVMEEGSELVHRIKNGGVLPLMTSCSPGWVKFVEQFYPEFMPNLSTCKSPQQMLGAVIKSYYAQKEKLDPENIFSVAIMPCTAKKFESGRNEMMQEGVPDIDAVLTTRELARVIRMQHIDFNSLKPETPDLPFGERSTAGKLFGATGGVMEAALRSAYFLITGKELENLKIEAVRGLKGVKEARIPIGGLDLGVAVVSGLANAKALLEELRAGRNDLHFIEVMTCPGGCINGGGQPFTTDKEAIKARMQALYTLDRDEPVRTAHSNAAVQRLYEDFLGAPLSEKSHHLLHTHYCEREVTT
- a CDS encoding redox-sensing transcriptional repressor Rex — its product is MQTTTSDKTIGRISLYRRLLHSFCADGVRYLYSHQLATLAGVTPAQVRRDIMALGYVGSPARGYHVEELLESISAFLNDADVQPVALVGLGNLGRALLAYLGGRSSKYSVVAAFDSDPQKAGRVINGCRCYPVDSIREVLEDRDIHMAILAVPAEAAQETAARLCELGVTGILNFAPVRLWVPDHVYVEDIDLTTALERVAYHARRRATMKEGVR